A single genomic interval of Myxocyprinus asiaticus isolate MX2 ecotype Aquarium Trade chromosome 19, UBuf_Myxa_2, whole genome shotgun sequence harbors:
- the LOC127410036 gene encoding heterogeneous nuclear ribonucleoprotein Q isoform X6, whose translation MATEHINGNGTEEPMDTSAAVTHSEHFNTLLEAGLPQKVAEKLDEIYLAGLVAHSDLDERAIEALKEFNEEGALQVLVQFKESDLSHVQNKSAFLCGVMKTYRQREKQGTKVLDSTKGPDEAKIKTLLDRTGYTLDVTTGQRKYGGPPPESVYTGVQPSIGTEIFVGKIPRDLFEDELVPLFEKAGPIWDLRLMMDPLSGLNRGYAFLTFCTKEAAQEAVKLCNNHEIRPGKHIGVCISVANNRLFVGSIPKSKTKEQIVEEFSKVTEGLTDVILYHQPDDKKKNRGFCFLEYEDHKAAAQARRRLMSGKVKVWGNVVTVEWADPIEDPDPEVMAKVKVLFVRNLANSVTEEILEKAFGQFGKLERVKKLKDYAFIHFDERDGAVKALAEMNGRDLEGEHIEIVFAKPPDQKRKERKAQRQAAKTQMYDDYYYYSPPQMPPPARGRGRGASRGGYSYPPDYYAYEDYYDYYGYDYHNYRGGYDDPYFGYDDFQAPTRGRGGHGGARGGTSPARGRGASNPRGRAGFPQRGGPGASRGPRGGARGGVLPRGRGQGKGVEAGPDMYQ comes from the exons GCCTTGTAGCTCACAGTGACCTGGATGAGAGGGCCATAGAAGCCCTGAAAGAGTTCAATGAGGAAGGTGCACTGCAAGTTCTTGTTCAGTTCAAAGAGAGTGATCTATCCCATGTGCAA AACAAAAGTGCCTTTCTCTGTGGCGTGATGAAGacctacagacagagagagaagcaGGGGACCAAAGTTCTAGACTCCACTAAAGGACCAGATGAGGCAAAAATTAAA ACCTTGCTTGATAGAACCGGCTACACCCTAGATGTCACTACAGGTCAACGCAAATACGGTGGTCCTCCACCAGAGTCCGTTTACACTGGTGTTCAGCCATCAATAGGAACGGAG ATCTTTGTTGGGAAGATCCCAAGGGACTTGTTTGAGGATGAGTTGGTGCCTCTGTTTGAGAAGGCGGGGCCCATCTGGGATCTGCGTCTGATGATGGATCCATTGAGCGGCCTGAACAGGGGTTATGCCTTCCTCACTTTCTGCACTAAAGAAGCTGCACAGGAGGCTGTCAAGCTA TGTAACAATCATGAAATTCGCCCCGGCAAACACATTGGCGTGTGTATTTCAGTTGCAAACAACAGACTCTTTGTGGGCTCCATTCCCAAGAGCAAGACAAAAGAACAGATTGTTGAAGAGTTTTCCAAAGTCACAG AGGGTCTTACGGATGTAATCCTTTACCATCAGCCGGATGATAAGAAAAAGAACAGGGGCTTCTGTTTTCTGGAGTACGAGGACCACAAAGCGGCAGCGCAGGCTCGCCGGAGGCTCATGAGCGGGAAGGTTAAAGTCTGGGGTAATGTGGTCACTGTCGAGTGGGCCGACCCGATCGAGGACCCTGACCCAGAGGTCATGGCAAAG GTGAAAGTGTTGTTTGTCAGGAACCTGGCCAACAGTGTAACGGAGGAAATACTTGAAAAAGCATTTGGTCAGTTTGGCAAACTGGAGCGAGTGAAGAAACTGAAAGATTATGCCTTCATTCACTTCGATGAAAGAGATGGTGCTGTCAAG GCATTGGCTGAAATGAATGGTAGAGATTTGGAAGGAGAGCACATTGAAATTGTGTTTGCCAAGCCACCCGACCAGAAACGAAAAGAGAGGAAGGCGCAGCGTCAAGCAGCGAAGACTCAAAT GTATGATGATTACTACTATTATAGTCCACCTCAAATGCCTCCTCCCGCCAGGGGCCGTGGCAGGGGTGCCAGTCGCGGGGGTTACTCGTACCCACCCGACTATTACGCCTACGAAGATTACTACGATTATTATGGCTACGATTACCATAACTACAGGGGTGGCTATGATGACCCGTACTTCGGCTACGATGATTTCCAGGCCCCCACTCGAGGGCGAGGAGGGCATGGTGGGGCCAGAGGTGGCACGTCTCCTGCACGAGGCCGAGGGGCCAGCAATCCACGGGGCAGGGCGGGCTTCCCGCAGCGCGGCGGTCCGGGAGCGAGCAGAGGCCCACGTGGAGGAGCCAGAGGCGGGGTTCTGCCGAGAGGGCGCGGG CAGGGGAAAGGGGTCGAGGCTGGTCCTGACATGTACCAGTGA
- the LOC127410036 gene encoding heterogeneous nuclear ribonucleoprotein Q isoform X7, producing MATEHINGNGTEEPMDTSAAVTHSEHFNTLLEAGLPQKVAEKLDEIYLAGLVAHSDLDERAIEALKEFNEEGALQVLVQFKESDLSHVQNKSAFLCGVMKTYRQREKQGTKVLDSTKGPDEAKIKTLLDRTGYTLDVTTGQRKYGGPPPESVYTGVQPSIGTEIFVGKIPRDLFEDELVPLFEKAGPIWDLRLMMDPLSGLNRGYAFLTFCTKEAAQEAVKLCNNHEIRPGKHIGVCISVANNRLFVGSIPKSKTKEQIVEEFSKVTEGLTDVILYHQPDDKKKNRGFCFLEYEDHKAAAQARRRLMSGKVKVWGNVVTVEWADPIEDPDPEVMAKVKVLFVRNLANSVTEEILEKAFGQFGKLERVKKLKDYAFIHFDERDGAVKALAEMNGRDLEGEHIEIVFAKPPDQKRKERKAQRQAAKTQMYDDYYYYSPPQMPPPARGRGRGASRGGYSYPPDYYAYEDYYDYYGYDYHNYRGGYDDPYFGYDDFQAPTRGRGGHGGARGGTSPARGRGASNPRGRAGFPQRGGPGASRGPRGGARGGVLPRGRGGKGVEAGPDMYQ from the exons GCCTTGTAGCTCACAGTGACCTGGATGAGAGGGCCATAGAAGCCCTGAAAGAGTTCAATGAGGAAGGTGCACTGCAAGTTCTTGTTCAGTTCAAAGAGAGTGATCTATCCCATGTGCAA AACAAAAGTGCCTTTCTCTGTGGCGTGATGAAGacctacagacagagagagaagcaGGGGACCAAAGTTCTAGACTCCACTAAAGGACCAGATGAGGCAAAAATTAAA ACCTTGCTTGATAGAACCGGCTACACCCTAGATGTCACTACAGGTCAACGCAAATACGGTGGTCCTCCACCAGAGTCCGTTTACACTGGTGTTCAGCCATCAATAGGAACGGAG ATCTTTGTTGGGAAGATCCCAAGGGACTTGTTTGAGGATGAGTTGGTGCCTCTGTTTGAGAAGGCGGGGCCCATCTGGGATCTGCGTCTGATGATGGATCCATTGAGCGGCCTGAACAGGGGTTATGCCTTCCTCACTTTCTGCACTAAAGAAGCTGCACAGGAGGCTGTCAAGCTA TGTAACAATCATGAAATTCGCCCCGGCAAACACATTGGCGTGTGTATTTCAGTTGCAAACAACAGACTCTTTGTGGGCTCCATTCCCAAGAGCAAGACAAAAGAACAGATTGTTGAAGAGTTTTCCAAAGTCACAG AGGGTCTTACGGATGTAATCCTTTACCATCAGCCGGATGATAAGAAAAAGAACAGGGGCTTCTGTTTTCTGGAGTACGAGGACCACAAAGCGGCAGCGCAGGCTCGCCGGAGGCTCATGAGCGGGAAGGTTAAAGTCTGGGGTAATGTGGTCACTGTCGAGTGGGCCGACCCGATCGAGGACCCTGACCCAGAGGTCATGGCAAAG GTGAAAGTGTTGTTTGTCAGGAACCTGGCCAACAGTGTAACGGAGGAAATACTTGAAAAAGCATTTGGTCAGTTTGGCAAACTGGAGCGAGTGAAGAAACTGAAAGATTATGCCTTCATTCACTTCGATGAAAGAGATGGTGCTGTCAAG GCATTGGCTGAAATGAATGGTAGAGATTTGGAAGGAGAGCACATTGAAATTGTGTTTGCCAAGCCACCCGACCAGAAACGAAAAGAGAGGAAGGCGCAGCGTCAAGCAGCGAAGACTCAAAT GTATGATGATTACTACTATTATAGTCCACCTCAAATGCCTCCTCCCGCCAGGGGCCGTGGCAGGGGTGCCAGTCGCGGGGGTTACTCGTACCCACCCGACTATTACGCCTACGAAGATTACTACGATTATTATGGCTACGATTACCATAACTACAGGGGTGGCTATGATGACCCGTACTTCGGCTACGATGATTTCCAGGCCCCCACTCGAGGGCGAGGAGGGCATGGTGGGGCCAGAGGTGGCACGTCTCCTGCACGAGGCCGAGGGGCCAGCAATCCACGGGGCAGGGCGGGCTTCCCGCAGCGCGGCGGTCCGGGAGCGAGCAGAGGCCCACGTGGAGGAGCCAGAGGCGGGGTTCTGCCGAGAGGGCGCGGG GGGAAAGGGGTCGAGGCTGGTCCTGACATGTACCAGTGA
- the LOC127410036 gene encoding heterogeneous nuclear ribonucleoprotein Q isoform X5, giving the protein MATEHINGNGTEEPMDTSAAVTHSEHFNTLLEAGLPQKVAEKLDEIYLAGLVAHSDLDERAIEALKEFNEEGALQVLVQFKESDLSHVQNKSAFLCGVMKTYRQREKQGTKVLDSTKGPDEAKIKTLLDRTGYTLDVTTGQRKYGGPPPESVYTGVQPSIGTEIFVGKIPRDLFEDELVPLFEKAGPIWDLRLMMDPLSGLNRGYAFLTFCTKEAAQEAVKLCNNHEIRPGKHIGVCISVANNRLFVGSIPKSKTKEQIVEEFSKVTEGLTDVILYHQPDDKKKNRGFCFLEYEDHKAAAQARRRLMSGKVKVWGNVVTVEWADPIEDPDPEVMAKVKVLFVRNLANSVTEEILEKAFGQFGKLERVKKLKDYAFIHFDERDGAVKALAEMNGRDLEGEHIEIVFAKPPDQKRKERKAQRQAAKTQMYDDYYYYSPPQMPPPARGRGRGASRGGYSYPPDYYAYEDYYDYYGYDYHNYRGGYDDPYFGYDDFQAPTRGRGGHGGARGGTSPARGRGASNPRGRAGFPQRGGPGASRGPRGGARGGVLPRGRGVRGARGGRGGNVGGKRKADGYNQPDSKRRQTINQNWGSQPIAQQPLQGERGRGWS; this is encoded by the exons GCCTTGTAGCTCACAGTGACCTGGATGAGAGGGCCATAGAAGCCCTGAAAGAGTTCAATGAGGAAGGTGCACTGCAAGTTCTTGTTCAGTTCAAAGAGAGTGATCTATCCCATGTGCAA AACAAAAGTGCCTTTCTCTGTGGCGTGATGAAGacctacagacagagagagaagcaGGGGACCAAAGTTCTAGACTCCACTAAAGGACCAGATGAGGCAAAAATTAAA ACCTTGCTTGATAGAACCGGCTACACCCTAGATGTCACTACAGGTCAACGCAAATACGGTGGTCCTCCACCAGAGTCCGTTTACACTGGTGTTCAGCCATCAATAGGAACGGAG ATCTTTGTTGGGAAGATCCCAAGGGACTTGTTTGAGGATGAGTTGGTGCCTCTGTTTGAGAAGGCGGGGCCCATCTGGGATCTGCGTCTGATGATGGATCCATTGAGCGGCCTGAACAGGGGTTATGCCTTCCTCACTTTCTGCACTAAAGAAGCTGCACAGGAGGCTGTCAAGCTA TGTAACAATCATGAAATTCGCCCCGGCAAACACATTGGCGTGTGTATTTCAGTTGCAAACAACAGACTCTTTGTGGGCTCCATTCCCAAGAGCAAGACAAAAGAACAGATTGTTGAAGAGTTTTCCAAAGTCACAG AGGGTCTTACGGATGTAATCCTTTACCATCAGCCGGATGATAAGAAAAAGAACAGGGGCTTCTGTTTTCTGGAGTACGAGGACCACAAAGCGGCAGCGCAGGCTCGCCGGAGGCTCATGAGCGGGAAGGTTAAAGTCTGGGGTAATGTGGTCACTGTCGAGTGGGCCGACCCGATCGAGGACCCTGACCCAGAGGTCATGGCAAAG GTGAAAGTGTTGTTTGTCAGGAACCTGGCCAACAGTGTAACGGAGGAAATACTTGAAAAAGCATTTGGTCAGTTTGGCAAACTGGAGCGAGTGAAGAAACTGAAAGATTATGCCTTCATTCACTTCGATGAAAGAGATGGTGCTGTCAAG GCATTGGCTGAAATGAATGGTAGAGATTTGGAAGGAGAGCACATTGAAATTGTGTTTGCCAAGCCACCCGACCAGAAACGAAAAGAGAGGAAGGCGCAGCGTCAAGCAGCGAAGACTCAAAT GTATGATGATTACTACTATTATAGTCCACCTCAAATGCCTCCTCCCGCCAGGGGCCGTGGCAGGGGTGCCAGTCGCGGGGGTTACTCGTACCCACCCGACTATTACGCCTACGAAGATTACTACGATTATTATGGCTACGATTACCATAACTACAGGGGTGGCTATGATGACCCGTACTTCGGCTACGATGATTTCCAGGCCCCCACTCGAGGGCGAGGAGGGCATGGTGGGGCCAGAGGTGGCACGTCTCCTGCACGAGGCCGAGGGGCCAGCAATCCACGGGGCAGGGCGGGCTTCCCGCAGCGCGGCGGTCCGGGAGCGAGCAGAGGCCCACGTGGAGGAGCCAGAGGCGGGGTTCTGCCGAGAGGGCGCGGGGTACGTGGTGCTCGGGGTGGACGCGGTGGAAATGTAGGAGGCAAACGCAAAGCCGATGGCTACAACCAGCCAGATTCCAAACGGCGCCAGACCATTAATCAGAACTGGGGCTCGCAACCTATTGCACAGCAACCCTTGCAAG GGGAAAGGGGTCGAGGCTGGTCCTGA
- the LOC127410036 gene encoding heterogeneous nuclear ribonucleoprotein Q isoform X4: MATEHINGNGTEEPMDTSAAVTHSEHFNTLLEAGLPQKVAEKLDEIYLAGLVAHSDLDERAIEALKEFNEEGALQVLVQFKESDLSHVQNKSAFLCGVMKTYRQREKQGTKVLDSTKGPDEAKIKTLLDRTGYTLDVTTGQRKYGGPPPESVYTGVQPSIGTEIFVGKIPRDLFEDELVPLFEKAGPIWDLRLMMDPLSGLNRGYAFLTFCTKEAAQEAVKLCNNHEIRPGKHIGVCISVANNRLFVGSIPKSKTKEQIVEEFSKVTEGLTDVILYHQPDDKKKNRGFCFLEYEDHKAAAQARRRLMSGKVKVWGNVVTVEWADPIEDPDPEVMAKVKVLFVRNLANSVTEEILEKAFGQFGKLERVKKLKDYAFIHFDERDGAVKALAEMNGRDLEGEHIEIVFAKPPDQKRKERKAQRQAAKTQMYDDYYYYSPPQMPPPARGRGRGASRGGYSYPPDYYAYEDYYDYYGYDYHNYRGGYDDPYFGYDDFQAPTRGRGGHGGARGGTSPARGRGASNPRGRAGFPQRGGPGASRGPRGGARGGVLPRGRGVRGARGGRGGNVGGKRKADGYNQPDSKRRQTINQNWGSQPIAQQPLQAGERGRGWS, encoded by the exons GCCTTGTAGCTCACAGTGACCTGGATGAGAGGGCCATAGAAGCCCTGAAAGAGTTCAATGAGGAAGGTGCACTGCAAGTTCTTGTTCAGTTCAAAGAGAGTGATCTATCCCATGTGCAA AACAAAAGTGCCTTTCTCTGTGGCGTGATGAAGacctacagacagagagagaagcaGGGGACCAAAGTTCTAGACTCCACTAAAGGACCAGATGAGGCAAAAATTAAA ACCTTGCTTGATAGAACCGGCTACACCCTAGATGTCACTACAGGTCAACGCAAATACGGTGGTCCTCCACCAGAGTCCGTTTACACTGGTGTTCAGCCATCAATAGGAACGGAG ATCTTTGTTGGGAAGATCCCAAGGGACTTGTTTGAGGATGAGTTGGTGCCTCTGTTTGAGAAGGCGGGGCCCATCTGGGATCTGCGTCTGATGATGGATCCATTGAGCGGCCTGAACAGGGGTTATGCCTTCCTCACTTTCTGCACTAAAGAAGCTGCACAGGAGGCTGTCAAGCTA TGTAACAATCATGAAATTCGCCCCGGCAAACACATTGGCGTGTGTATTTCAGTTGCAAACAACAGACTCTTTGTGGGCTCCATTCCCAAGAGCAAGACAAAAGAACAGATTGTTGAAGAGTTTTCCAAAGTCACAG AGGGTCTTACGGATGTAATCCTTTACCATCAGCCGGATGATAAGAAAAAGAACAGGGGCTTCTGTTTTCTGGAGTACGAGGACCACAAAGCGGCAGCGCAGGCTCGCCGGAGGCTCATGAGCGGGAAGGTTAAAGTCTGGGGTAATGTGGTCACTGTCGAGTGGGCCGACCCGATCGAGGACCCTGACCCAGAGGTCATGGCAAAG GTGAAAGTGTTGTTTGTCAGGAACCTGGCCAACAGTGTAACGGAGGAAATACTTGAAAAAGCATTTGGTCAGTTTGGCAAACTGGAGCGAGTGAAGAAACTGAAAGATTATGCCTTCATTCACTTCGATGAAAGAGATGGTGCTGTCAAG GCATTGGCTGAAATGAATGGTAGAGATTTGGAAGGAGAGCACATTGAAATTGTGTTTGCCAAGCCACCCGACCAGAAACGAAAAGAGAGGAAGGCGCAGCGTCAAGCAGCGAAGACTCAAAT GTATGATGATTACTACTATTATAGTCCACCTCAAATGCCTCCTCCCGCCAGGGGCCGTGGCAGGGGTGCCAGTCGCGGGGGTTACTCGTACCCACCCGACTATTACGCCTACGAAGATTACTACGATTATTATGGCTACGATTACCATAACTACAGGGGTGGCTATGATGACCCGTACTTCGGCTACGATGATTTCCAGGCCCCCACTCGAGGGCGAGGAGGGCATGGTGGGGCCAGAGGTGGCACGTCTCCTGCACGAGGCCGAGGGGCCAGCAATCCACGGGGCAGGGCGGGCTTCCCGCAGCGCGGCGGTCCGGGAGCGAGCAGAGGCCCACGTGGAGGAGCCAGAGGCGGGGTTCTGCCGAGAGGGCGCGGGGTACGTGGTGCTCGGGGTGGACGCGGTGGAAATGTAGGAGGCAAACGCAAAGCCGATGGCTACAACCAGCCAGATTCCAAACGGCGCCAGACCATTAATCAGAACTGGGGCTCGCAACCTATTGCACAGCAACCCTTGCAAG CAGGGGAAAGGGGTCGAGGCTGGTCCTGA
- the LOC127410036 gene encoding heterogeneous nuclear ribonucleoprotein Q isoform X3, whose protein sequence is MATEHINGNGTEEPMDTSAAVTHSEHFNTLLEAGLPQKVAEKLDEIYLAGLVAHSDLDERAIEALKEFNEEGALQVLVQFKESDLSHVQNKSAFLCGVMKTYRQREKQGTKVLDSTKGPDEAKIKTLLDRTGYTLDVTTGQRKYGGPPPESVYTGVQPSIGTEIFVGKIPRDLFEDELVPLFEKAGPIWDLRLMMDPLSGLNRGYAFLTFCTKEAAQEAVKLCNNHEIRPGKHIGVCISVANNRLFVGSIPKSKTKEQIVEEFSKVTEGLTDVILYHQPDDKKKNRGFCFLEYEDHKAAAQARRRLMSGKVKVWGNVVTVEWADPIEDPDPEVMAKVKVLFVRNLANSVTEEILEKAFGQFGKLERVKKLKDYAFIHFDERDGAVKALAEMNGRDLEGEHIEIVFAKPPDQKRKERKAQRQAAKTQMYDDYYYYSPPQMPPPARGRGRGASRGGYSYPPDYYAYEDYYDYYGYDYHNYRGGYDDPYFGYDDFQAPTRGRGGHGGARGGTSPARGRGASNPRGRAGFPQRGGPGASRGPRGGARGGVLPRGRGVRGARGGRGGNVGGKRKADGYNQPDSKRRQTINQNWGSQPIAQQPLQGGDHSGERGRGWS, encoded by the exons GCCTTGTAGCTCACAGTGACCTGGATGAGAGGGCCATAGAAGCCCTGAAAGAGTTCAATGAGGAAGGTGCACTGCAAGTTCTTGTTCAGTTCAAAGAGAGTGATCTATCCCATGTGCAA AACAAAAGTGCCTTTCTCTGTGGCGTGATGAAGacctacagacagagagagaagcaGGGGACCAAAGTTCTAGACTCCACTAAAGGACCAGATGAGGCAAAAATTAAA ACCTTGCTTGATAGAACCGGCTACACCCTAGATGTCACTACAGGTCAACGCAAATACGGTGGTCCTCCACCAGAGTCCGTTTACACTGGTGTTCAGCCATCAATAGGAACGGAG ATCTTTGTTGGGAAGATCCCAAGGGACTTGTTTGAGGATGAGTTGGTGCCTCTGTTTGAGAAGGCGGGGCCCATCTGGGATCTGCGTCTGATGATGGATCCATTGAGCGGCCTGAACAGGGGTTATGCCTTCCTCACTTTCTGCACTAAAGAAGCTGCACAGGAGGCTGTCAAGCTA TGTAACAATCATGAAATTCGCCCCGGCAAACACATTGGCGTGTGTATTTCAGTTGCAAACAACAGACTCTTTGTGGGCTCCATTCCCAAGAGCAAGACAAAAGAACAGATTGTTGAAGAGTTTTCCAAAGTCACAG AGGGTCTTACGGATGTAATCCTTTACCATCAGCCGGATGATAAGAAAAAGAACAGGGGCTTCTGTTTTCTGGAGTACGAGGACCACAAAGCGGCAGCGCAGGCTCGCCGGAGGCTCATGAGCGGGAAGGTTAAAGTCTGGGGTAATGTGGTCACTGTCGAGTGGGCCGACCCGATCGAGGACCCTGACCCAGAGGTCATGGCAAAG GTGAAAGTGTTGTTTGTCAGGAACCTGGCCAACAGTGTAACGGAGGAAATACTTGAAAAAGCATTTGGTCAGTTTGGCAAACTGGAGCGAGTGAAGAAACTGAAAGATTATGCCTTCATTCACTTCGATGAAAGAGATGGTGCTGTCAAG GCATTGGCTGAAATGAATGGTAGAGATTTGGAAGGAGAGCACATTGAAATTGTGTTTGCCAAGCCACCCGACCAGAAACGAAAAGAGAGGAAGGCGCAGCGTCAAGCAGCGAAGACTCAAAT GTATGATGATTACTACTATTATAGTCCACCTCAAATGCCTCCTCCCGCCAGGGGCCGTGGCAGGGGTGCCAGTCGCGGGGGTTACTCGTACCCACCCGACTATTACGCCTACGAAGATTACTACGATTATTATGGCTACGATTACCATAACTACAGGGGTGGCTATGATGACCCGTACTTCGGCTACGATGATTTCCAGGCCCCCACTCGAGGGCGAGGAGGGCATGGTGGGGCCAGAGGTGGCACGTCTCCTGCACGAGGCCGAGGGGCCAGCAATCCACGGGGCAGGGCGGGCTTCCCGCAGCGCGGCGGTCCGGGAGCGAGCAGAGGCCCACGTGGAGGAGCCAGAGGCGGGGTTCTGCCGAGAGGGCGCGGGGTACGTGGTGCTCGGGGTGGACGCGGTGGAAATGTAGGAGGCAAACGCAAAGCCGATGGCTACAACCAGCCAGATTCCAAACGGCGCCAGACCATTAATCAGAACTGGGGCTCGCAACCTATTGCACAGCAACCCTTGCAAGGTGGCGATCATTCTG GGGAAAGGGGTCGAGGCTGGTCCTGA
- the LOC127410036 gene encoding heterogeneous nuclear ribonucleoprotein Q isoform X2 gives MATEHINGNGTEEPMDTSAAVTHSEHFNTLLEAGLPQKVAEKLDEIYLAGLVAHSDLDERAIEALKEFNEEGALQVLVQFKESDLSHVQNKSAFLCGVMKTYRQREKQGTKVLDSTKGPDEAKIKTLLDRTGYTLDVTTGQRKYGGPPPESVYTGVQPSIGTEIFVGKIPRDLFEDELVPLFEKAGPIWDLRLMMDPLSGLNRGYAFLTFCTKEAAQEAVKLCNNHEIRPGKHIGVCISVANNRLFVGSIPKSKTKEQIVEEFSKVTEGLTDVILYHQPDDKKKNRGFCFLEYEDHKAAAQARRRLMSGKVKVWGNVVTVEWADPIEDPDPEVMAKVKVLFVRNLANSVTEEILEKAFGQFGKLERVKKLKDYAFIHFDERDGAVKALAEMNGRDLEGEHIEIVFAKPPDQKRKERKAQRQAAKTQMYDDYYYYSPPQMPPPARGRGRGASRGGYSYPPDYYAYEDYYDYYGYDYHNYRGGYDDPYFGYDDFQAPTRGRGGHGGARGGTSPARGRGASNPRGRAGFPQRGGPGASRGPRGGARGGVLPRGRGVRGARGGRGGNVGGKRKADGYNQPDSKRRQTINQNWGSQPIAQQPLQGGDHSAGERGRGWS, from the exons GCCTTGTAGCTCACAGTGACCTGGATGAGAGGGCCATAGAAGCCCTGAAAGAGTTCAATGAGGAAGGTGCACTGCAAGTTCTTGTTCAGTTCAAAGAGAGTGATCTATCCCATGTGCAA AACAAAAGTGCCTTTCTCTGTGGCGTGATGAAGacctacagacagagagagaagcaGGGGACCAAAGTTCTAGACTCCACTAAAGGACCAGATGAGGCAAAAATTAAA ACCTTGCTTGATAGAACCGGCTACACCCTAGATGTCACTACAGGTCAACGCAAATACGGTGGTCCTCCACCAGAGTCCGTTTACACTGGTGTTCAGCCATCAATAGGAACGGAG ATCTTTGTTGGGAAGATCCCAAGGGACTTGTTTGAGGATGAGTTGGTGCCTCTGTTTGAGAAGGCGGGGCCCATCTGGGATCTGCGTCTGATGATGGATCCATTGAGCGGCCTGAACAGGGGTTATGCCTTCCTCACTTTCTGCACTAAAGAAGCTGCACAGGAGGCTGTCAAGCTA TGTAACAATCATGAAATTCGCCCCGGCAAACACATTGGCGTGTGTATTTCAGTTGCAAACAACAGACTCTTTGTGGGCTCCATTCCCAAGAGCAAGACAAAAGAACAGATTGTTGAAGAGTTTTCCAAAGTCACAG AGGGTCTTACGGATGTAATCCTTTACCATCAGCCGGATGATAAGAAAAAGAACAGGGGCTTCTGTTTTCTGGAGTACGAGGACCACAAAGCGGCAGCGCAGGCTCGCCGGAGGCTCATGAGCGGGAAGGTTAAAGTCTGGGGTAATGTGGTCACTGTCGAGTGGGCCGACCCGATCGAGGACCCTGACCCAGAGGTCATGGCAAAG GTGAAAGTGTTGTTTGTCAGGAACCTGGCCAACAGTGTAACGGAGGAAATACTTGAAAAAGCATTTGGTCAGTTTGGCAAACTGGAGCGAGTGAAGAAACTGAAAGATTATGCCTTCATTCACTTCGATGAAAGAGATGGTGCTGTCAAG GCATTGGCTGAAATGAATGGTAGAGATTTGGAAGGAGAGCACATTGAAATTGTGTTTGCCAAGCCACCCGACCAGAAACGAAAAGAGAGGAAGGCGCAGCGTCAAGCAGCGAAGACTCAAAT GTATGATGATTACTACTATTATAGTCCACCTCAAATGCCTCCTCCCGCCAGGGGCCGTGGCAGGGGTGCCAGTCGCGGGGGTTACTCGTACCCACCCGACTATTACGCCTACGAAGATTACTACGATTATTATGGCTACGATTACCATAACTACAGGGGTGGCTATGATGACCCGTACTTCGGCTACGATGATTTCCAGGCCCCCACTCGAGGGCGAGGAGGGCATGGTGGGGCCAGAGGTGGCACGTCTCCTGCACGAGGCCGAGGGGCCAGCAATCCACGGGGCAGGGCGGGCTTCCCGCAGCGCGGCGGTCCGGGAGCGAGCAGAGGCCCACGTGGAGGAGCCAGAGGCGGGGTTCTGCCGAGAGGGCGCGGGGTACGTGGTGCTCGGGGTGGACGCGGTGGAAATGTAGGAGGCAAACGCAAAGCCGATGGCTACAACCAGCCAGATTCCAAACGGCGCCAGACCATTAATCAGAACTGGGGCTCGCAACCTATTGCACAGCAACCCTTGCAAGGTGGCGATCATTCTG CAGGGGAAAGGGGTCGAGGCTGGTCCTGA